From a region of the Deltaproteobacteria bacterium genome:
- a CDS encoding PEGA domain-containing protein yields MIFLKKSSKITKYILFFSGVPLILAFGAQVTAAALTTNPQPNGSQGTLVQWTPYPTPYPYPQPYPPSYYPPSSESYGTRDVRPSGWIFIEVDPPDATVFIDGNKLEPSKDNTYEEGVLTGMHKVVVKKSGYQDYLEIVTVSTAATQRLMIRLKKIR; encoded by the coding sequence ATGATTTTTCTAAAAAAAAGTTCTAAAATTACCAAGTATATACTCTTCTTTTCTGGGGTGCCTCTTATTTTGGCCTTTGGCGCACAGGTGACGGCCGCCGCTCTGACTACAAACCCTCAACCTAATGGGTCCCAAGGGACCCTGGTGCAATGGACCCCTTATCCCACTCCTTATCCTTACCCCCAACCCTACCCGCCCAGTTATTATCCCCCTTCATCGGAATCCTACGGAACTCGGGATGTCAGACCTTCCGGTTGGATTTTTATCGAAGTCGATCCCCCTGATGCGACAGTATTCATAGACGGAAACAAACTGGAGCCCTCGAAAGACAACACTTATGAGGAGGGGGTCCTTACCGGCATGCATAAGGTGGTGGTGAAAAAATCCGGGTATCAGGATTACCTGGAGATCGTGACCGTTTCAACCGCCGCCACCCAGAGGCTGATGATCCGGCTGAAAAAGATAAGATAG
- a CDS encoding DUF3024 domain-containing protein, with translation MRRDLKRHSYEMPQGTKSLEALVKEVDSDLHGAFFV, from the coding sequence ATGAGAAGAGACCTGAAAAGGCATTCTTACGAAATGCCCCAGGGTACAAAAAGTCTGGAAGCCCTGGTCAAAGAGGTGGATAGCGATCTCCACGGAGCATTCTTTGTCTGA